A section of the Primulina eburnea isolate SZY01 chromosome 1, ASM2296580v1, whole genome shotgun sequence genome encodes:
- the LOC140810134 gene encoding uncharacterized protein At5g65660-like, which yields MEHGGAPVSHGSDSRPSLGFPLGTALLLLVIFTLSGMFFCCYHWDKLRRTLSPHLPDLESDGDLGPSKPKSPHDQGNQSMSVIMPGDNVPKFIAMPCPCEPRRREETAVELKKPRPKAPPRIAVPLY from the exons ATGGAACATGGTGGTGCCCCGGTTTCTCACGGGTCGGATTCGCGGCCTTCGCTGGGATTCCCACTCGGCACAGCCCTTCTTCTTCTGGTCATTTTCACCCTCAGCGGAATGTTCTTCTGCTGCTACCACTGGGACAAGCTCCGTCGCACTCTCTCCCCACACCTGCCGGATCTTGAATCCGACGGTGATCTTGGACCGTCCAAGCCTAAGTCCCCTCATGAT CAAGGGAATCAAAGCATGTCAGTCATAATGCCCGGCGATAACGTTCCCAAGTTCATAGCAATGCCATGCCCATGTGAGCCGCGGCGGCGGGAAGAAACCGCCGTGGAGTTGAAGAAGCCGCGGCCGAAAGCGCCGCCACGGATCGCCGTGCCTCTGTATTGA